One part of the Anaerotruncus rubiinfantis genome encodes these proteins:
- the pth gene encoding aminoacyl-tRNA hydrolase, producing MFGKWKTKSSAPAPTGPVEFLVVGLGNPGAKYEATRHNAGFMAVDCLAEKLGVKIDRLKFKSLTADAMIGAHRVLLMKPSTFMNNSGEAVREAARFYKIPAERVLVLFDDVSLEPGRMRIRRQGSDGGHNGIKSIIYLLEKDTFPRIKIGVGKKPHPEYDLADWVLGKFPKELSDTLDKTFEAAAEAAMLIVEGKTDLAMNRFNS from the coding sequence ATGTTTGGAAAATGGAAAACGAAATCTTCCGCCCCCGCCCCCACCGGGCCGGTGGAGTTTCTGGTGGTGGGGCTTGGAAATCCCGGCGCGAAATATGAGGCAACCCGGCATAACGCGGGTTTTATGGCGGTCGACTGTCTGGCGGAAAAGCTGGGGGTGAAAATCGACCGGCTCAAATTTAAATCCCTCACCGCCGACGCGATGATCGGCGCTCACCGGGTGCTACTGATGAAGCCGTCCACCTTCATGAACAATTCCGGCGAAGCGGTGCGCGAAGCCGCCAGGTTCTATAAAATTCCAGCGGAGCGGGTGTTGGTGCTTTTTGACGATGTGAGCCTTGAACCCGGGCGCATGCGTATCCGCAGGCAGGGCAGCGACGGCGGGCATAACGGGATCAAGAGCATCATATACCTGCTGGAGAAGGACACTTTCCCGCGCATCAAGATCGGCGTGGGAAAAAAACCGCATCCGGAATACGACCTGGCGGACTGGGTGCTGGGAAAATTCCCAAAGGAGCTTTCCGACACGCTGGACAAGACCTTCGAAGCGGCGGCCGAAGCGGCGATGCTCATTGTCGAAGGAAAAACCGATCTGGCGATGAACCGGTTTAACTCCTGA
- the mfd gene encoding transcription-repair coupling factor produces the protein MKGFEHLLENSAAFMRVRNAVEKSATPVLVTGLSGAHKAHTIVSIVGPLEKSGLVVVPDEANAVRICEDINIMAGEGTAALFPSREMTFYDVQGVSHEYEHARLSVLGRLAAGKLRVVVASAKAALQYTMPPPVLAKRTRTLRAGESYQMDELTAFLVGAGYTRSDQVDGVCQFSQRGGILDFFPPHMPDPFRIEFWGDEIDTISTFKIETQRREDTVKSVDITPAAEVVADSPKRLLKLLEKAIPGIRGTQGKLAKEKLRQEMEKIEGGVMPQSLDRFLPLLYPEPATIFDYMPDAVFFLCDTGNCREALKAAQAQQNEDIKILFEEGVLFRGCDKYNGDFIDLQTAASRSNTVLLDTFVRSVGDIPLRDMVSVNAVQLSSWSGEIATLREEVGHYMEQDYCVVVFAGTDRAAETLTEDLRRAGIASRQVREIGPLTPKLVYVMGASMSAGMEYPDLRLAVISQSKAVSQQKKARKPHPKEGKKLRDISDLSPGDYVVHTAHGIGVFEGIVKRDIQGIVKDYIKIRYAGTDTLFVPVTQLDLVSKYVGVREEANVKLSKLNSVEWQKTRQRVKKAVEDMAKELTELYAKRMQVKGYAFSKDTDWQNDFERRFPYEETDDQLRCIDEIKADMEATVPMDRLLCGDVGFGKTEVALRAAFKCVMDGKQCALLCPTTILAWQHYNTVRRRMEGFPVKIELLSRFRTPKEQKQILDELRRGEIDIIIGTHRLVQNDVKFKDLGLCIIDEEQRFGVRHKEKFKEMRATVDVLNLSATPIPRTLNMAMSGIRDMSILEEAPQDRHPVQTYVIEHDWGIIAQAIEREMRRGGQIFYLHNRVESIDSCAYKLQQLVPDARIVTAHGKMTEEHLSRVWQQLLDYEVDILVCTTIIETGVDVPNCNTLIIEDADYMGLSQLYQIRGRVGRSSRRAFAYLTFRKDRQLSDIATKRLAAIREFTSFGSGFRIAMRDLEIRGAGNILGSQQHGHMEAVGYDMYLRMLSDAVAEQRGETPTGAATECMVDVRVGAHIPEDYIDNLAQRIDIYKKIAGIETEDDAMDLIDELIDRFGEPPEAVKGLVDVALVRNTASLMGIKEISQRGDAVLLYPEVMDMSRAGSLAVKLRGRVMVSAGNKPYITVKIAKGQTPLDTIREALAAMNDAAR, from the coding sequence ATGAAAGGTTTTGAACATCTCCTCGAAAACAGCGCGGCGTTCATGCGCGTCCGGAATGCGGTCGAAAAATCCGCCACGCCGGTGCTGGTGACCGGCCTTTCGGGGGCGCACAAGGCGCATACCATCGTGTCCATCGTAGGCCCGCTCGAAAAGAGCGGGCTTGTGGTCGTGCCCGACGAAGCGAACGCGGTGCGCATCTGTGAAGATATCAATATCATGGCGGGAGAAGGCACGGCGGCGCTCTTCCCTTCGCGGGAGATGACCTTCTACGATGTACAGGGCGTTTCGCATGAATATGAGCACGCGCGCCTGAGCGTGCTCGGCAGGCTCGCCGCGGGAAAGCTGCGGGTGGTGGTTGCCTCCGCGAAGGCGGCGCTCCAATATACCATGCCGCCCCCTGTGCTTGCAAAACGCACTCGAACCCTGCGTGCTGGGGAATCCTATCAGATGGACGAGCTGACAGCTTTTTTGGTTGGCGCGGGTTACACCCGTTCGGATCAGGTTGACGGCGTCTGCCAGTTTTCCCAGCGCGGCGGTATCCTTGACTTTTTTCCGCCGCATATGCCGGACCCGTTCCGTATCGAATTCTGGGGAGATGAGATCGACACCATCTCCACCTTCAAAATTGAAACTCAGCGACGGGAAGACACGGTGAAATCGGTGGATATCACCCCGGCTGCCGAAGTTGTGGCCGACAGCCCCAAACGCCTTTTGAAGCTGTTGGAAAAAGCGATCCCCGGTATCCGCGGCACCCAGGGGAAACTTGCAAAAGAAAAGCTGCGGCAGGAGATGGAAAAGATTGAAGGCGGCGTGATGCCGCAGAGCCTCGACCGTTTTCTGCCGCTTCTCTACCCGGAGCCGGCCACCATCTTTGATTATATGCCCGACGCGGTCTTTTTCCTCTGCGACACCGGAAACTGCCGCGAAGCGCTGAAAGCCGCGCAGGCCCAGCAAAACGAGGATATCAAAATCCTGTTTGAGGAGGGCGTGCTTTTTCGGGGATGCGACAAATATAACGGGGATTTTATAGATCTGCAAACGGCGGCGTCCCGCTCCAACACCGTGCTGCTTGACACCTTTGTGCGGTCGGTGGGTGACATTCCGCTGCGGGACATGGTTTCGGTCAACGCGGTGCAGCTCTCCTCCTGGAGCGGCGAGATTGCCACCCTGCGCGAAGAGGTCGGCCATTACATGGAGCAGGACTACTGCGTCGTGGTGTTCGCGGGCACCGACCGCGCCGCCGAAACGCTGACCGAGGATCTGCGCCGCGCCGGGATTGCCTCCCGGCAGGTGCGGGAGATCGGCCCGCTCACGCCGAAGCTCGTCTATGTGATGGGCGCGAGCATGTCCGCGGGGATGGAATATCCCGATCTCCGGCTGGCGGTCATCTCCCAGTCGAAGGCGGTCTCACAGCAGAAGAAGGCCCGTAAGCCCCACCCGAAAGAAGGCAAAAAGCTCCGGGATATCAGCGACCTTTCGCCGGGAGATTATGTTGTGCACACCGCGCATGGTATCGGCGTATTCGAAGGGATCGTCAAGCGTGATATCCAGGGGATTGTGAAAGATTACATCAAGATCCGCTACGCCGGCACGGACACGCTGTTTGTGCCGGTCACCCAGCTCGACCTCGTGAGCAAATATGTCGGCGTACGGGAAGAAGCAAACGTCAAACTGAGCAAACTCAATTCGGTTGAGTGGCAGAAGACCCGCCAGCGGGTGAAAAAGGCCGTGGAAGACATGGCCAAAGAGCTGACTGAACTGTATGCGAAGCGCATGCAGGTGAAAGGCTATGCGTTTTCCAAGGATACCGACTGGCAGAATGACTTTGAGCGCCGCTTCCCGTATGAGGAAACCGATGACCAGCTGCGGTGTATCGATGAAATCAAGGCGGATATGGAGGCCACCGTCCCGATGGACCGGCTGCTTTGCGGGGACGTGGGCTTTGGAAAGACCGAGGTGGCGCTGCGGGCAGCCTTTAAATGCGTGATGGATGGCAAACAGTGCGCGCTGCTCTGCCCGACCACCATCCTTGCCTGGCAGCACTACAACACGGTGCGCCGCCGGATGGAGGGCTTCCCGGTTAAAATCGAGCTGCTTTCGCGTTTTCGCACGCCCAAGGAACAAAAGCAGATTCTGGACGAACTGCGCCGCGGGGAGATCGACATCATCATCGGCACCCACCGCCTGGTGCAGAACGATGTGAAATTTAAGGACCTGGGCCTTTGCATCATCGACGAGGAGCAGCGTTTTGGTGTGCGGCATAAGGAAAAATTCAAGGAGATGCGCGCCACGGTCGACGTCCTGAACCTCTCCGCGACGCCCATCCCGCGCACCCTCAACATGGCGATGAGCGGCATCCGGGACATGTCGATCCTGGAGGAGGCGCCGCAGGACCGCCACCCGGTCCAGACCTATGTCATTGAGCACGACTGGGGGATCATCGCGCAGGCGATCGAGCGCGAAATGCGGCGCGGCGGACAGATTTTCTACCTGCATAACCGGGTTGAAAGCATCGATAGCTGTGCCTATAAGCTCCAGCAGCTTGTGCCGGACGCGCGGATCGTGACCGCGCACGGCAAGATGACTGAGGAGCACCTCTCGCGTGTCTGGCAGCAGCTGCTCGACTACGAGGTGGATATCCTGGTCTGCACCACCATCATTGAAACGGGCGTCGACGTGCCAAATTGCAACACCCTGATCATTGAGGACGCCGATTATATGGGGCTTTCTCAACTTTACCAGATCCGCGGGCGGGTCGGACGTTCTTCCCGCCGCGCGTTCGCATACCTCACCTTCCGCAAAGACAGGCAGCTTTCAGATATCGCAACCAAACGGCTTGCCGCCATCCGGGAATTCACCTCGTTCGGGTCGGGCTTCCGCATTGCGATGCGCGACCTGGAGATCCGCGGCGCGGGAAACATCCTGGGTTCGCAGCAGCACGGTCACATGGAGGCGGTTGGCTACGACATGTACCTGCGGATGCTTTCCGACGCGGTGGCCGAACAGCGCGGGGAAACCCCGACCGGCGCCGCGACCGAATGTATGGTCGACGTGCGGGTCGGCGCGCACATCCCGGAGGATTATATCGACAACCTTGCGCAGCGGATCGACATCTACAAGAAAATTGCGGGCATCGAGACCGAGGACGATGCGATGGACCTCATCGACGAATTGATCGACCGGTTCGGCGAGCCGCCGGAGGCGGTCAAGGGCCTGGTCGATGTGGCGCTCGTGCGCAATACGGCGTCGCTCATGGGAATCAAGGAGATCTCCCAGCGCGGCGACGCGGTGCTGCTCTACCCGGAGGTTATGGATATGTCCCGCGCGGGCAGCCTTGCGGTTAAACTGCGCGGCCGCGTGATGGTGAGCGCGGGCAATAAACCGTATATCACCGTCAAGATCGCAAAAGGCCAGACGCCGCTCGATACCATCCGCGAAGCGCTCGCCGCAATGAACGACGCTGCCCGCTGA